The Symphalangus syndactylus isolate Jambi chromosome 6, NHGRI_mSymSyn1-v2.1_pri, whole genome shotgun sequence genome contains the following window.
agtttcactcttgttgcccaggctggagtgcaaagacgcgatctcggctaactgtaacctccgcctcctgggttcaagcgattctcctgcctcagcctcccaagtagctgggattacaggcatgcaccaccatgcccagctaattttgtatttttagtagagatggggtttctccatgttggtcaggctggtctcaaactccctacctcaggtgatccacccacctcggcctcccaaagtgctgggattacaggtgtgagccaccatgcctggccacctctGGGTTTTTCAAAAAAGAGGTGCTATTCTCTATTGTGAATCAGGAAACAAGAATCATGAAGAGGAAGTTCAACTCAGCatggaaaaaaatatcaaaactgGGAAGTAGAAAGGAGATGTTAAAATCCTAAAAATAATCTCCAATTTGATTTATCTGACTACAGTTAGTAGAAATCACAACAAAACTGATGAATGGTTTTGTCATTTCTCATTCTAGGACATTTATTGCAACAGAATTATTCTTCCATAGTAATCATGTCATCTTTTCTTAACATCACTTCCTCTTCTCTGATCTTTTTCCTGACTGGAGTTCCAGGACTAGAGGTTGCTCATGCCTCGATCTCCATCCCCTtctgctgtctctacaaaactgcTTTCTCTGGAAATGGCGTCATTTTATTTGTCATCATCACTGAGTCCAGTCTCCACGAACCTATGTACTATTTCCTCTCTATGCTCTCAACTACTGACCTGGGCTTGTGTGTTTCGACATTAGTCACTATGCTGGGCATATTCTGGTTCAATGCAAGACAGATCAGTTTCCACGCCTGTGTTGCCCAGACATTCTTCATTCAACTTTTTACTGTCATGGAGTCCTCAGTGCTCCTGGCAATAGCCTTTGATCGCTTCATTGCCATTTGTAACCCACTGAGGTATGCTACCATCTTGACTGATTCCAGGATCGTCAAAGTACGGTTTGCCATCCTTATCAGGGGAACCGTGATCCTATTGCCTCTGGCCCTACTTCTTAAACGTCTGCCCTTCTGCCGAAGTCATGTGCTCCATCATTCCTACTGTTTCCATCCTGATGTCATCCAGCTCTCATGTTCTGACAATAAGATCAACAGTGTTTTAGGACTCACTGCCCTCATAGTTACTGCAGGAGTGGActccatctttatttttctctcctataTCCTGATTATTAAGACCGTCCTAAGCATTGCTTCCCCAGAGGAGCAGCATAAGGTCTTTAGCACTTGTATCTCCCACACAGGTGCTGTTGCCATTTTCTACATCCCTCTCATTAGTTTGTGCTTTGTCCATAGGTTTGGGAAAAGAGCGCCTCCTTATGCACACACTCTTATGGCCAATGCGTATTTGCttattccaccagcaatgaatcctATTATTTATAGTGTGAAAACCAAGCAGATCCATAGGGccattaaaaaaatcctttttccCAAGGAATCTGTGTTGTGACTCTAATACTTCTGAAATAAAATCTACTCCCTTCTTATCAACTCCAAGACATAGTGTTTAATCAGTAATCCCTTATATCAGTgacctcacatttttttttaagtagaaggtTGCATAGGGGATGCAATTTGGTGgaaatttattctttatatttaataGAATTACTATTAATCTACTCTTAAGGAATGAACAATGAAATAtcttaatattatgaaaatgttacTAAAGGTTTGGAAGTATGAATAATAATGGCTGAAATGAGCACTTTCTTCATGAGACCAAACCTCCaaaattatatgtaaaacaaTAAGTCATATATTCTgttctatttgatttttaaatatacctaataaaattattaagtgTTTTTTACTTCTTGATTAAATTAGAACTATTGTCTATTATTCTGAAATATAATGTAATCACCActgattcattctttcatttactgAGGGTCTACTATTGCCAGATGCTGGACAATAGTACAGAGTGGCAGAAAcaaacaatatattgttataatttttgaaatacataGATTAAAAAACAACCATTCAAAATCTGATTACTATGTAATATGTTAGGATATATAGATACTGGCAACAGGAGTAACAAGAATATATAAGGCAAATGTTAAATCCAGCCTGGGAACCATCACAATGTGTTGTCTGAGCTATAAGGTAAGGGGAGAGATCCATTTCTATAATGATAGCATGAGGAGCTCTGAGGACACAGTATTCGAGGGAATGACCATAAACAGTgaggtacacacacacagacacacgcatgtatatctgtatatatagctATACaaccatatagatatatatacacgcacacatatatatagtgatataGACATAAACATTAAAATTCTCTGGAAATTGCTCTAAGGGCATACAGTCAATGAAAAACAATTCGAGAAAATGTATTGAATCATTGTAAAAACAGTGAGATTCTGTGGTGCTTGAACTAAAGCCAGCTTtggcccttcccttccccacagcTAGGCATACTGATAGCTGATAGCTCCACTCCAAGTAGGTGTAGCCAAGAACACAGggctttctcctccttcccccagaCCCTCCTCAGTTCTCAGTCTAGACCACCAGTATGTCTCACCCCAGCTCCATATTGCAGAAGCTAACCTCCAGGTGAGTGCAGCCAAGAGGTCAGTGACTCCTTTCATCTACCCAGCCCTCACTCATAGCTGTACCCCAGGCACAGCTGTCAGAGAATACTGGGGCCCCATCACCCTTTCCCCAGCTCAATCCTAAGGTGCAGTACTCATGCCAAGAGATACAAGCTGAAAATATGATATGCTGTTCTGCCTATGCCCTGCTTATATAAAAGGAGTTTAAGTCCAAGAGGAAAGGGACACggggaattaaattagaaattactaATAAAGATTtacaaattcacaaatatgtgaaaagtaAATAATGCATtcctaaataacccatgggtcataaaaaaaacacaaagggaaTTAGAAAATGGTTTGAGATTAATGAAAGTGAAGACTCCATGtaccaaaatttgtgggatgaaGCTAAACATTGCTTTAAATAGGAAAATGTTCAGCTGTAAATGCCTTtatcaaaaggaaataaatcaatAGCCTAAACTTCCATTTTAAGAcactgaggaaaaaaaggaagaactaaCTAAACCTAAATCAagcagaaggaataaaagaatgtttagattagaaattaatgaaatagagaatagaaaaaacaacAGTCAACAAAACAAAGTTAATTATTTGATACAAGtgaattagtaattttaaaacttctcaagAAGGAAAACATAGACCTAGATGATTCAGTGGCAAATTTCACTAAAcacttacagaaaaattaatatcaatTCTTCATAAGCTCTTTCAAAAATAGAAGAGTAAATACattccaactcattttatgaagccatttTATCATGATGTCAAAACTATGCAAAGACAtcataggaaaagaaaattgtTAAGATTTCTTGTGAATATAGATGAAAACATCATCAATTAAATATAGCAAGctaaatccagcaacatataaaaaggattatacaccatgactaaGTGAAATTTATTCCAAGAATGCAAAGTTGatttaacattagaaaaaaacCTATAGAACAATGAATAGGATAAAGAACAAAAACTTCATGATCATCTCAAAGATGTAgaagaagcatttgacaaaattcaactatCATTTTTGATAACAACACTCAACAATGTAGAACAAAAAGGAACTTCGTCCACTGATAATagacatttatgaaaaacccacaggtaATATGATCCTTAATGGAGAAAGTCTGAATATTCCCCTCTAATataatgaaaaagacaaggatgtccactctcatccattttattcaacattgccCTGGAGGTTCTAGCCACAACAGCTAGACAAGGCAAGGAAATAAAATCCAGGGAAAGAAGAAGGTAAAACTATTTCTATTTGCATTGAAATCATCTTTTGTATAGAAAATTCTAAGAATTTTCCACtaaattttttaatctactaaatattaaaactaataaatggGTTTAGAAAAGTTGCAGAAtaagagataaataaaaaaagcaaTTGTATTTCCATACACTAAAAATGAACAATCtaaaactgaaattaagagaaaaattccatttacaatagcatcaaaaagaataggTTAGAAATAAATTCAATTAAAGAGGCATAAGACTTGCACACTGAAAATGTCATACAccaaaatattgctgaaataaattaaagatggAACAACATGTTATAAATGTAAATGGAACAACATGTCATATTCATGGATTTGAAGACTTAATTTCGCTAAGATGGCTGCAATTTCCAAGTTGGTCTACAAATGTAATGCAATCACCATCAAAATTCAATCTTGCTTCTTTGCATAAATTGTCAAGCTGGTCCTAAAATACATACAGAATTTTAAGGGTTCCAGAagagccaaaataatcttgaaaaagaagagcaaagttggGTGCTTCACACTTACTAATAACAAAATTTATTACACAGCTGCCGTTATCCAGACAGTACATAGTACTGGCATAGGATAGACATATCCCTCAGTGAACtggaattgagagtccagaaatatacACTCACACGTCCTGTCAGCTAATTTTTAACCAGGGTGTCAAGACAGCTCAGTGAAGAAAGAAtggtgttttcaacaaatggcactgCCACCCAAATTTCCACCAActaaaaaatgaatatacaaaatgtGATGGAGCCATGCAATGGAAcatttattcagctataaaaaggactGAAGTACTGATACTTGCCACATAATgtataaaccttgaaaacagtgcactaaatgaaaaaagccagtcacaaatgcccaatattgtatgattcaatttatataaaatcttcagaataggcaaatctatagagacggaaagtagattagtgattgctcAGGGCTGAGAGGGATGGAGAGTAATGAGGTGCGACTGCTTCTGGATAGGGTGCTTCTCTTGGAGTtcatgaaaattttcttttgtttttttgttttttgagatgagtctcgctctgtcacccaggctggagcaagtAACACATTAAGTACAGCCACAAAACTTCATGAATATACTAAACatcattaatttttacattttaaatgaatgaattgtatGTACGTGAATTGTATCACAAAAAACTATtgtattaaaaaagaattaaagattcCATAAGGAAGGTAATCTTTAATTCCTAGcctataaaaataagaagaaaaagattacATTCACAGTTTCCCTGGAATATAAGTAAGCTTATAATCAGTGATCCATAAAGATAGAGAATTCATAAAAAGATACAACAAAAGATGAAATAACATTGACAGACAAACTGCAGCCCAAAATATCTACAGGAGAATATCGAAGGAGAAGTGGAAGCAATTCAATGGGATGGTTCAGTCTCTGAGGTGTGGATTGGTAAACTCCATTGTAATGACCAGTCATTTTACTGCCCCACTAACCCCACCCCGGCCTATTTGTGCCATCCTTTAGGACACAAAGAGATATTTGCCTCAAGGTGGGAAGAATGAATGTGGGTGGTTTCTCCAAGGTACCTACCTTCAGTGGTCTACACTTCAACTCACTGGCAACATCCAGGAGGAACAGAGAACCCCATACCCAGATAAAGAGCTAATAGTCTACCATGCCTCCCAATGACAGGATATCTTATCCTTTCCCCACAATACAGAAGGAAATCCATCCATAGTGAATAGAAACAATACCTACAAAAACATgaacacaaaatattaaatacagtGAAGAATCCCTAAATACATCATTTCTGGTGGGCTATGAATTGACTGGAAATAGCCACATGCATGAACCCACACAtatgcacgcacacatgcacaaaaaCTCTTTAACATTAGATTAAGTAATAGAACATTAAATTCAGAATATTATAGAAAATGCCCCCACACCAGAGGTATACATGTAGCATATCTTATAGTGCCTTTCCTTATTCTCTAGAAACATCAGTGTGGAAGGAGAGGGCAGGGGACAGCAAAGCCACTGACAACTGTCTTTACATCTGTCAGGGTACTGACAGATCAGGGCCAGATGTCCTAGCTAGCCATAGTCCTTATGCCAGTGGATACTTAGAGCTCTTGTCTTCATACTGAAAGAACTTACACAAATGAGCTATACATttaatggggaaaagaaagaaatgtttgtggGCCCTCTTGGCATTCAAGAAAAATTCAGTATCAACTAGGCCACacctaattgtgtgtgtgttgggagtagTGGGGAAGCTGACTCAGTGTGTACATCTCTAAAACCCAAAGTGGCCTACTGAGAATGGtgcatctggccaggcacagtggctcacgcctgtaatctcagcactttgggaggccgaggcagtcacctgaggtcaggggttcgagactagcctggccaacatagtgaaagtctctactaaacatacaaaattagcctggagtggtggtgcatgcctgtaatcccagctactcaagaggctgagacaggagaatcacttgaacctgggaggtggaggttgcggtgagccaagatcgcaccattgcattccagcctgggcaaaaagagtgaaactccatctcaaaataaataaataaataaataataaaaaataaagaatggtgCATCTTTGTGGTGATTGGAAATGAAAGatgcaatattttttgtttgctgtGGAAGAGGTGTCCCAGCATACCTCAGACTACCTGACCACTGAAAGTTTTACTGATGGAGCAGGGTGCAGCATCTTTGTAGGGTCTACCAGCTACCCTTGGGAGTTCTTGTCATCTCATATGATTAACATGGTTTCATCATCTCATCAATATGGTGGACCAGTGTGATTCTCTAAGGGATGTCTTACTGTTCCAGGTCTCACAGACTGCATTGTGATAGAGATCCAGAGAGACAACATAGTCTTGAGTGCATACTATCTTATATTATGACTAAATGCAAACTGTTTCTATTCCTCAGTTTATCTCATGGATGGAAAAATATCAATAGCCACATAACATGCATTGGAAGCTGTGTTAATCTGATCTAGCAAAGCAGCAGCAAATAGGGCTCCTGTTTGGTTGAGTTTGCAGTAGTCACCTGTCACTCTCAatgctctcttgctctctctctctctctttcccagaAACCTAAGTGTTAAAATAAAAGGAGATGTGATGAGAAATTCTGTCTCTGCATCCTGGCTCTTTAGTGGTGCTATTAATATCTGTCATCCCCTTCCAATACTGATTCCAAAACTTAAGGAGAAATCAGGTTGCAGCTATCCCACGAGGGAAGTTAAGACTAGCATCCATAATAGAAGGGAGACCTGACTGGGCAAAAGGAGATCTGAATTCTCTCACACTTATAACAGAGGCCACAAGTCCCATGGGCACTCCAGGGCTGAAATGGCCCTTCAGAATTGTCTAGGCAAAGGGGACAAGGCCTCTGTACTCCTCTACTGACCAGTCACTGGATAAGTCCCAGAGTAAACTTGGGTGTGGCAACTCCACTGGTCCAAGGGCAATTTCTAGAGAGGGACTCAGCTGTAAGCTGTCAGTACCCAATACTCTGAAAAGCTATGGAAATCATGCCTTCCTTCTGAAGACAGGATTAATATGTGTAAGTTTGAATTTCTTCTTGGATTATAATATAATGTTTAACAAGGAACCATTTCCCTATGTTAAATTACTCAGGTCCTTTCCAATTTTTCATGCCATGTGAAAATCCAATCGTGACTAGCatctttattaataattttttcatatcttatttttccttgaatatatcattttaattaaaattactgaattttaaaagataataatttaTACCTCCTAATACATACctcgtttttaaaattttacctctCAGGAGAACTGTACCAGTTTATACTCCCAATAGCTGATCATGAGTATATTCTGCTCACCTACACTCAGCAGTATTGTGacatttttacttaaatattttctaatttaatagtTGGATAATGACAGCTCATTATTTTGTTCTATGACTTCTTGATTACTACTAACCCTGAAGAgacaagatttttgtttgtttgtttgtttgttttttgttttgagacagagtcttgctctgttgcccaggatggagtacggtggcacgatctcagctcactgcaatctccacctcccgggttcaagcaattctcttgcctcagcctccaagtagctgggattataggcaccagccaccatgcctgattcatttttgtatttttattaaagacggattttcaccatgttgaccaggctggtctcgaactcctgacctcaagtgatccaccctcctcggccttctaaagtgctgggattacaggcgtgagccactgtgcccagccaagtatttttttttattaggatTGTCATGTACCTTGTACTaaaccaaacattttaaaaaatacagatttttttcaaatatggccataaaaatttctttttaaataataaaatttttatatttgctatTTATAAATGTTTGATGACTGTAAGCAAACATTTTAGCAAATGCTATTAAACAGACCATGTGATACCCAGTGCGCAATATCACCTTCTAAATGATCTGATTGAAAGTAAGAAGTGATACTGATTGTCTTTTATAACGTAACTAAAGTTGATGAACAAACAGTATGCATGGGATGTTATCTTTAAAGCAaatggagtttttgtttttgtttttattttcttatttgttttttatccctcactccctttaTAGCTACTCagtggaaaacattttttcttaccCTTGGATAAAAATGTTGACAAGCAGTATAAATTTTTTGCTTATTACTTGTTTtttatggatttttgttttttgttttgttttgttttagagatagggtctcagtcttcacccaggatggagtacaatggcatgatcatagttcatggcaacctcaaattcctggcctcaagcaaccctgaacctcctgcctcagcctcctgagtaactagggcTACAGGTGTAAGCCCtatcatgactggctaattttttaacttttttgtagaaatcagATCTCAGTATATTgcttaggctagtctcaaactcctggcctgaagcgatcctcccaccttggcctcccaaagtgctggcattacaagcgtgaAGCACCACCCTGGGCCAAAAAGTCCTACTTAAAGTTATAAAATGCACTTTCagtttagaaataaattaatcaaCACTTGCATCTTCATTCAAAAATAATACTCCTCTCTGCTATGTGAGCTAAAGCTGGCTACAAGTAGTCCTCAGGACATCTAGAGAGAGGCTTCGTTggcttctcttctcttccacaCACTCATATCTTACTAGCTATTATTTTAACACTGTCAAGGtcaaagctaaagggaaaagaaaaataaaaccaatggtaatttttttttttttttaatgaagttgcattcttgtctcccaggctggagtgcggtggcacgatcttggctcatttcaacctccatctcctgggttcaagtgattctcgtgcctcagccttcgagtagctgagactacaggcacgtgccaccacacctggctaattttgtatttttagtagagcctgagtttcaccaagttggccaggctggacctcaagtgatccgttcacctcggtctcccaaagtgctgggattacaggtgtgagccaccatgcccggcctagtaaaattcttatttattcgATATTGTCATAAGATGTTTTCATACTTGCTAGGCTTAGTGGTTTGGGGGGCTTTCTCTTGGACTTCTTTTGTGAGTTCATCAAAGTCTCCCAACAAACTACTGGTTTCTCACCAGAGGTTTCTTTGATCTGGTGAATGTGCTCTATTTCTGTCCACAGCCCAGAGGTTACCCCCAGTTCTCTTCTGTTGAGGCTTTACTGTGCCTCCAGACAGCCCTACTGGACATCATTTAAGAGGACCTTCTTACTGGCTCTCTCACATGCACACAGGGTACTTCTGGTCCATAGGACACACTCAGGCAGTCTTGCACAAGCAGATTTGTGAGAGTAGTATGGACCCTAGATAAgaaacagcaatttttttttactctacCACCACAGAAACTCTCCCTTTTTCTGATCTTCAGGTTTCTCAAAGGGAGTCAGTCATCAGCGCACTCACTGTCCACCTCAGATCTCTCTGAAGGGAGCCATTATATCTCTGCCCAAACACCTGATGAGAGAGTGAATAAAATCTTAACACAGCTTTCTCTAAAGTGGTCCTCTTCACAAGTCTTATGATGAGAACCCCCATTTAACAGCACCTCCTGTGTCATAAGATACTATGTCCCTACTACCTCTGTGTCACAATTTTCTGacatcagagaaagaaaaagaaaagaaattctcagCAAACAAGGCTCTGACAACAAAAGCTGGCAGTTCTTGCAAAGACACCATTTGCCTCTTGCTTAAGATACTAAgctatttctctgatggccagtgatgaggagcatttcttcatgtgttttggctgcataaaccacagtgagataccatctcacac
Protein-coding sequences here:
- the LOC129485281 gene encoding olfactory receptor 51F2-like, with the protein product MSSFLNITSSSLIFFLTGVPGLEVAHASISIPFCCLYKTAFSGNGVILFVIITESSLHEPMYYFLSMLSTTDLGLCVSTLVTMLGIFWFNARQISFHACVAQTFFIQLFTVMESSVLLAIAFDRFIAICNPLRYATILTDSRIVKVRFAILIRGTVILLPLALLLKRLPFCRSHVLHHSYCFHPDVIQLSCSDNKINSVLGLTALIVTAGVDSIFIFLSYILIIKTVLSIASPEEQHKVFSTCISHTGAVAIFYIPLISLCFVHRFGKRAPPYAHTLMANAYLLIPPAMNPIIYSVKTKQIHRAIKKILFPKESVL